The genomic segment ttaagataacaaaTTAAATCCACATAAAAACTTGAGGTAAACACACCAAATCAAGATAAAAGAATTATAAATGAGTATAAAATATGCACTCATCAATGATCATGTATTAAAATACACAACAAATCATAATAAAACACAGATAAATTTGGTCCACACACTACCAGCAACGACCTCACTTTTTTCCATCTTATATCACTCGAACTAGGGGTGCTGCACAAATCAAATTTGTTGGGTTTGGGGTTTTTAGATTTCGATTTTTCATATTCAGATTACAGAATAAGACTACCAAACCCGTCAGAAATATTTCAGACTACCGGATTCCGAATCGAATATGGACAGATTTTGGATTTTGCTATGATTGGGTCAACCACCAAAGGAACCAAAAAAATAAAGCAAGCCTCACATGTGGCCAAGATACAGGCACACCACATCAACAACTTCAAGAACCATCAACGTCGGCGGAAGGAGAGAAAGGAAGGAGACCAgtgagaacgagagagagagagcaatgaGTCTAGTAGGAGACTCGAACCTGTGTCTGACCCCTAAAGGGAACGAGCTCCAAGCGAGAGAGAGATGGATGAGGGTCCAGCTAGAGTGAAGGTATGAGCGTAGAGGGAAAGAGACTTGTCGGAGAGAGGTAGTCTGGCTGTGAGTGAGTGGTGGTTGGGGGGAAGTGGGACTGAATGAGAAAGGGAAGGGTGATGGTTGCATGGGAGAATGAGAGAAGAGATTTTAGGGTTAGGGTTGGAGAAAATGATGTTTCATATGGGTTAGGTTATTATATATGATTGGCTAGGCTAAACTATCATATAACTGTATAATATTTTGGTGTATATTTTAgcattattctattatatatatatatagcatgtatatatatataactgcAATTCAGTTTTGCAGGATTAAACCCGAAATTCAAAAATCATTGAATTAGATACCGAATTCAATCAAAAATATATTCTAATCAAGGGGGAAAATTCAAAACGTCATTCTGGCTTCGGGCTTCAGATTTTGGGCAGACAGGCTGGGTTTTGCAGGCTTAACCTGAACGTTCAATTCCACTCCCCAATCAAAATATCTTGACCATCCACAAGTTCTTGTTTTCTTTTCGCTGAGTCAAACATTTATGTCATCGTCAGACTTGAACATTGCGTTGATCCATTTCCACTCACAAATTGATCGTGGATTTAGAATTCCTCACCAAAAAAATTAACTAGAATCTTTATTATCTCAAGTCCCTTTAAATGAAGTTCATCTCCACATCTTTTTACATCAACTTATTTTGATATCCAAACAGTAGAATCTATTCCTCCAAACTTTTTTTTTACCCTATCCCAGTTAAAATCCACAATCCAAACACATCCTAAAAGTATACAAATAAGTAGTTCAAAACACCAAATATAAAAAATTGGAGGATAAAGAAAAGTCcagatttttttaaattaattgagTAAGTAAATACAAGATTGCAAAAACAGAAATACAAATATAACAAGAAGAGAAATAATATTACTGTGTTGGCCAAAGTTCAGATGTTAAATAcagctttaaaaaaaaattcgaaTATCGAAAAATCGAGGCAAAAACAAACTACTACATCCAATTTCATTGAACCTGAGAAGCTAATCCTGTATGGTTAATCTGGGAGGGCAGGAACTCGTCTCACTTCCAGAGCTTGACAAACTTATCGTGACTGGCTGAAGCTACCAATCCTGTGAGAGGTGATACGGCCAAGGCTGCAATAAGTCCTTCATGAGCTGATATCGTCATTGTCTTGTTTTCCATCATGTTCCATAGCTCCAAGGACTGCAACAATTGCTTTATTGTTAGCATGAAACAACTTGTAGTGAAACTAGTAAAACCTCGACCACCCAGACCTCCTAACCAGGGATGGATTGGCAAAACTCAGCAGTCTAGATACCGACATTGCTTAAAGTTTTGAATTTCACTATACAGTTCAAATATAAACAATGTTTACCAAGAATCTCTGTTTAAAACTATACAAGAGATTAAAATTCCAACAGAAATGCATACCTGGTAACAGCCTACAACTAACAGTGAAGGATATGTAGGATGGAAAACACAGGAGTGAAATTTATTTCCGCTGCAGCTCAACTCATGAACACATTCCCCTTCGTTTCCTGATCCAAGCGACCATACTCTGACAGAGTCCTCACTCACCGATGCAAGTAACTCACCAGAAGGATCCCAGCACACAGAATGGACTGGCTTAGTATGCCCCTGCATTATAAAATCATGATCCAAGATAACATAAAAAAGGAAGAAGTCTACCAACTCTCCCCTGCTGTGAAAGAacttaaatattaaatttatatgtattttctcagACCTTTTTTTATAGTTAGGTTTACACTACACAATCAGATGCCCATCTTGTGGAATAACATCATTATTTTTCCTCACTATCTATAGTACTCAATCATTGTTTAACACGTGGAATAAAAagttaatatcataattaattgtaagttttattttttcattatttttttggtAATAAGATTTCACATGCCAAAGCTCACTCttctttatattaatattatgaaTGAAAGGTTAAACCTGTAGTGAATTCCGACAAACTTGAGTCTCCACATCCAGTATAGATACAAGGTTATCTGCAGCTGCAGCAAGGAACCTCCCAAAACGGGGTTGGAATCTCATCTGTGCCGTACCACCCTAATAAGATAATACGATAAACATAAGTAAAATCATCTAAAACCACCACAAACCTACTCTGTTACAAGGGAGGAAACATTGAAAAAGAACAAGATAATACTCCAATAACATAAACACTATATAGTATATACCTTGAACACTCTAGCACAACTGCCATTGTTAATACTCCAATAACGTATCTCACCATCGCTATCACAAGAGCTGAGAAGATCTTCTTTATTTGGGTGGAAGTCCAATGACATTACAGTGTTGGAATGTCCCATAAAGGTGCGTAGTGAATAACCAGGCTGCATCCAAGACAGAAAAATTAGCAATCAAACACTCATGATTTATTTACACCTTCAAATTACAGGGGGAAAAAGTTCCACTATTAACTACACCCATCACTTGAGACCTTTTGAGAAAAGAAAAATTCAATTGGATGTACTAATTTAGCAAGACAAAATACAAAGTGAAAAAACCTTCCACCATAGTTAATATAGCTAAATTCACATTTTATCCATCACTGTGTTAACCCTGATACACATCCTTGGACCTGAACCTAATCCCatttgtttaaaaataaatacaaaaggaATGACCAAAAAACCTTGGCACATCATATGCAGCAGAAATTTCTTAATATTTTGGAATACATAGAAAAAGGCActtagaaagaaaaagaaaatgttaCAAAGTATTCTTGATAAAAAATAGTAAGTTCGAACATTATGACTCAGATAAGAATTGGTGAACTTACATTGTCAGCATCCCAAACCCGAACAGTTTTATCAAATGAGGATGTAGCAAGACGTGACATGCTTGGACTGAAACGAACATCAGTAATCAAAGCTGAATGTTCCTCAAGTGAAGTTTTTGACTTTAATGAATCAGTGTACCATAATACAGCCTGCATTATTCATCAACCACAGTATCTAATCAGGAAAAATAGTTCATCATTCAAACATAAAGAAGTTTCAGGTTAACATttcacaaaaaaattaattagtatgcAGCACCATTACATTAGCTCCACAGCACATACAACTTTAGAGACTAATTCACTCACCTTTTTATCATGCCCACCACTAGCAAGCAGTTTTCCATCAGATGAGAAGTGACAACATATAACTTTGCTTGTGCTAGCTCTAACAGAATTTACTTCTGCAAATGTGAACCCTGGAAGTAAAATACAGTCACATCCAGTCAACAGACTAGAAGTAAGCTCATGCCTCTCTCCTTTAGAGTTAATTACACAAGGTGACAAGGGGCCCCAAAACTTACTAAGCATAGCAAGTAAATTCTCATTGTCTAgaaagtaaatataacaagagcAAACAGATAGCAAGATTGATTGGAAAAACTTTATTGTAAAGAGGACAAACAATTCACATATTAAAGGAAAAGACAATGTGAGGTTATTGGATGCACAATTAATTAGAATACTTTTAGCTCCTGGTTTCTTTGTGGAAATGGCAAACCCATTTTGGGAATTTCTGGAACTAGTAATCAATTAATTCGTACTTGTTTAATGTTGAACTGGGAACAAGACAACAAAAGTTATTCTAGCGAAGAAGCCCCTGTTTACTTTGTTGAAGTAAGTACAACTAGTTTGATTCGCGATTTCCTAAGAATCAACTTAGCGAATCCCAATATTTGGTATATCAGAAAAAGAAATGATCCGTTAGGTTCAAGATTTGTTAGGTTCAGGATTGTTCTCTGATAATAGGTCAGATTGTACCAATctattttattctattaattcCAAGGAAAAGATTCAACAATCACTTGGACAAAATCAAGGAACTATTCATACGTTGTTGAATACCAATGCCTTATATTTTCTGGTGTAATGTATCAATTTCATTATCAACCCAAAATTCCTCAtggaaaaaaacaaacaaaattggCATCTTAAGTAATAAATAATTTCATCACAAAGATCGCAGAAAAAAAAAGTACTGGTCAAAATAGCCTTTATGCACACCTTTGCTGACATCCATACAACGACCAGCAGCATCTCTGGGGTCTGTATCATCATGGGATAAAAAAGACTCCACATTGTCCTCAAGGGATCCATCATCTACAAATCGATCCATATCAGCCTGCAATTCAAGATCTTTATCATCCCACTGCCAAAACGGAATACCAATGAGAATACATGCAACTGTCAATTCCTTTTTATAAAAGGATAGGAAAAACGCACTCACCAACTGATTTGATGGTGATGTAAGAGTACCAGTACCATCAGCTGCAAATATGAAAGGCTTTGAAGAACTACCACTATGGGTCAATGCAGGCATTGAAATCACATCCCCAGGTGTGTGAGTTGAGGGTGTTGAGGGAGCTGAACTTGGTGAAGGTCCAGCTGTATTTGCTGTTCCTGAGCTATTTGCAGGACCCGAAGATGACACTGGCTGCTTTCGCTTTCTACCAGTCTGGTTTTTTGAACCCTTATAACATAATTATACAACAATGTTAGAGATTTGAATAAGTATAATACTCATCATAATGATGCAGCATAATGACTCgaaaagtgatattttttacaCAAGCCTCTTTGCCAAAGTGATATTTTAAATAGCCACTTTCACCAATGATTCATAGATTACTAAATCGACAGTTAACTTTGTTTCAACCTACTGGTGCATTCCACCCACTAAGGCAGACAGCTAGAAAACTAATTGTTGTTTTAACAACTACACTAAGACAGCAGCTTCACTTGAAGTTAGAGGCTTTCATTTATAGAGATAAAACAGGCTATATGAAGATTgtgaatttatcaaacaaattaATGCACATATATTGATGCAGAAAGGTATCATAAAAGAAGATATATGAAGATGGCTAAGCATAATTGCAGACTTATGTAGGAGAGAATTAAAAGAAAACTGACCTGGTCATTTCCTCGAAAGGAGTTTGATATACCATCCATGGTGACACTGCCAGTGCCACCCATTTTATCTTGGTGTGGATTGTGATTTGAACTTTGTGACTGCTGATTTGAAAGAGGATGTTGCTGTAGCTGCTGTGCCGGTGTACTgttctgttgttgttgttgctgttgctgctgctgtagTTGAGCCATTTTTAACTTCAAACAAGAAAGTTGAAAAATCAAGATGGTAACATTTGGAAGAGGCGGTTGAAACACAAATAGCAACAGACGAAGAAAGAGCAACAGCACAAACCTTAATCAGCATATCCGTATCTCCACGAGGCAAAACAGGACCCCCACTACCTTGAAGTGGGGATCCAACATTGGGAACCACATCTCCAACAGAATTCGAAAGGCCATCCTTTACAAGACCCAAATTTCGGTTACTCAAAAGCATTCTAAGTCTTCTATTTTCATCACTAGCAGATGGTGAGGACAAATTTTGTTGTGCAAGCATAAGTTGGTGTTGTGGTGTCAACATCTGAAGCTGATGAAAGGGTTGAGGAGCCTGCATAAAAGGCTTTTGTTGCTGGAGAAACCCAGTTCGAATATGATCCAGACCCTAGAAAAGAAGCAACCAAAATATAGTGAAAGTATATTTAAAAACTTCTTTCCTCAAGGTCAGGCATATTTTTGAAGGAGAATACTACAACACTAGACTGTATTCATGGATTCAATGCACGCCATTACTAATTGTGTTGCAAAAAGGGATGGCAACTAAAAAAACTAGTTATAACGTATAAAACTTACTGTGAGAGGCCATCCTTTTAAAGTCAAATTGTTTCCTCCTTGATTTGACCCTGAAACAATAAACCATACAAGTTAGATCTAATGATCATATCAAATATTTTTAAACTTTCTAGAAGTGATGTATTCCTAAAGTTTTAATATGATAATAATCATAATGCAGTATTTTTAGAATTTCTAGAAATGATGTATTCCTAAAGTTTTAGCATGATAATAGGACTGCAAAATAGAGTATGTAGATGCCAAAGTACCAAAATgtgaaaattaaaattaaaaggaaTGTCACCATAACAATGGACAAAGTACTTAAACGAGAATACCAGGAATTCCTATTAATGATCCTTCTTGACCAGCACCGCGGGGGTTCAAAACTGGATTAATATCAGGCTTTATGTCCTGAATCTAAATTAAAACAATACAAAGGTTAGGCCAAGCAAGTTACAAGTATAAGACAGAAGGAAAAGGAATCCATACCGGGGTGGACCCTGGCAATTGTTGATTTCGAGCTTGAACTTGAGGAGACAGCCCTCCAGTTGAACCATGCAATACTTGCctgaaaaataaaaagttaatggtaattaaataaatgttaatattAAGATTAAATACCAGTAGCTAAATTCCGCTTAACTTAATGAGTAGTTATCTGAACAACAATTATGACAAATAATTTCCTCTAGTTGCATGTTGCCCACTCATGCTCTTTATAATGTGTCCCATAATTCTTAATTTTAAAGAGTTTAATTCACATCAATAAGAATCATAAATAAACTAAACTTAAGGACACACTGAATCAATTTAATACATAACAAATGTGacttaaagaataaaaaaatcaCCCTGATGGCTGGCTGGATGCTGCAGCTGACTTTAATATGGAGGTCTGACTTGTTGGATCCAAAAGTTGGCCCACACTCTCACCAAACCTTTGCtgttaaaaatattaataaatacattaacaagaaagaaaaatccTAGCTGGTTAAAATCTTTACATTGTCAAAAACTTCAAAAAAAAATCACCAATTATATACCTACCTTCATAGCTGCATCATCTAAAGGATCTCTTTGAGGAGGCAGCTTTAATCGCTCCTCGTACATCTTTGTGGCCAAGGCATTTGCTGTTCCGGGATTTTGTCGCATGAGAGGATCATTTCCAACAAGTCCATTTGTAGTACCATTTAAAAGGTGGCTCCCTTCTCTTCGCTGCTGTTGTGGTGGTGCCTGCTGCTGCggctgttgctgctgttgttgctgttgctgttGCTGAGCATGAGCATGCCTCTGCATCAGAAGTTGTTGCATTTGCAtgtgctgctgctgctgttgttGGTGTTGTGGTTGTTGTGGCTGTTGTTGTTGATGCTGCTGTTGTTGCTGTTCCCTTGCTTTAATCAACTGCGTCTGCCATTTCGTTAAATCAATGAGGTTCAATAGATACTATCTAATTAGTTTTTCAGACAATAATTTGAAGGACAACCTTCTAAAAAAAAGACATCGAGTGAATATTTTGAGTCACCAAATCGGTGCACAAGTGACTTATTGTGCAAAGTTTTCAGTCCGTAGTAACTTTGCATCCATGGACGTAGTGAATTAAGTGTAGGATTGTGCAAGTACATATTCTACAACGAACCTCAATATAAGACGCAGCAACTTCTGAATGCTTCTCATTGGTTCTAGCAATAAATATGTCCCAGAATACAGACCACCATTCAAAGAGAAAGCCTCCAGGAGCATCAATAGCTGTTAACCAACGCCCCACAAATCCAAACCAATCAAAACCAAAGAAAATATACTATATCCTGAAAGAAAAGATCTAGGCACCCTTTCCAGCACATTCAACTTTAGTCTTTAATATACTTACCAACAGGATCCGAGGATACTTTCCCTTCAGCTTGGAATGCTTGAGCAGAAGCCTTTAAATCCCTCTTTACTAAATAATCGTGGATGTACACATCTAACCTGTTAGTTCGGAGTGGAAGAGAAGATTGTATCAGTCATGCAAAATAGTATAAAAAAAAAGTTAGTTTTTTAGCAAAGACTACATATCAGTATAAAATTATTccaaaaaaaagaaaatttaaaaaggCATTAAAAAAACATTTAGAATCAAAATAGCATCATAGACAATAATACCAAGTTCCTAAAATACCAGATGAGGTAATGCTAGTACAACCTAAATAATATTACGTTACTAAAACTACTGTACAAttcaaaaaacaaacaaaaaaacccTAGGACACCATAGATAGAACATTCAATGGAAAATGATACAGCACAACACTTGGACCCCATAAAGGgaacaaaaaaaatgaagaaatgaaACAGAAAACAAGAAAAGACCCAGAAACCCAAGAACCCAAATCAAGCCGAAAACAATAAAAGAAGGCATTAAATGGGAAGAAAATGAAACCCACACAAGAGACATTAACAGAAAGAGAAGAAACCAAATAATATGAAGAAGAACTCACATTTTATCCGCCTCCCAGTTAGTCTGAGACATATTGTTCAGAACAAGTCCTCAAATAATAATGCCAGATGCTGAGGCAATGGCTTGTTCTACTTCTTTTCAGCTCTGAAAAGACCAGAGCCCGAACAGGAAACTTGTAAACCTTCGTTATTTTACAGAAAATAAAATCCCGTAGAGGAAAGAAAAACTAAGTGGGAGAGAGAAACACAGAAAGAGAGATAACCTCTGTGTAACACATTGAAGCAAAGCCTCTAATTTTAGCGTATCAAAATACATAAACACATcaaatgtatacatatatatttacaatTCTTGGGGCTTGACTTTAAACCTGCTGGTGGGCTCTCTCGTAGTTGTTTCTTGATCCGTAAATAGTTTTCGgtgccatttttttttttttttatgatgtatattgtagttgtttagagcatcctgcaaattttcagaaaattctgaatagtttacagtactaaaaactaggttcaaacatattattttccacgcgcataaaaaaaattagtcacgcgtgcaacaacatgtttgaacctagttttcggtcctgtaaactattcggaattttctgaaaatttgcaggatgctctaaatagctacaatatacacggccataaaaaaaatcgcgtcaaaAACTACTCACGGgtcaagaacactgagagccctaccggtagggcttaaagtaaaaCATCTATACGAGAATCCCCCTAAGAGGGTGTTGCTCATGTGTAGCCCCTTAAAACGTATACACCTGTGGAGACTGTGTTTTTGCACCATTTGATCAAATGAAGGGTTGTGATTTCTCTCAGAactattctctctctctttctctttcaaaACGTGCAGCTCAGaattattctctctctctctctctctctctctcacaagtcactacaagctttctctctctatttctcccCATCTTCGTCTC from the Humulus lupulus chromosome X, drHumLupu1.1, whole genome shotgun sequence genome contains:
- the LOC133806967 gene encoding transcriptional corepressor LEUNIG isoform X2 → MSQTNWEADKMLDVYIHDYLVKRDLKASAQAFQAEGKVSSDPVAIDAPGGFLFEWWSVFWDIFIARTNEKHSEVAASYIETQLIKAREQQQQQHQQQQPQQPQHQQQQQQHMQMQQLLMQRHAHAQQQQQQQQQQQPQQQAPPQQQRREGSHLLNGTTNGLVGNDPLMRQNPGTANALATKMYEERLKLPPQRDPLDDAAMKQRFGESVGQLLDPTSQTSILKSAAASSQPSGQVLHGSTGGLSPQVQARNQQLPGSTPIQDIKPDINPVLNPRGAGQEGSLIGIPGSNQGGNNLTLKGWPLTGLDHIRTGFLQQQKPFMQAPQPFHQLQMLTPQHQLMLAQQNLSSPSASDENRRLRMLLSNRNLGLVKDGLSNSVGDVVPNVGSPLQGSGGPVLPRGDTDMLIKLKMAQLQQQQQQQQQQNSTPAQQLQQHPLSNQQSQSSNHNPHQDKMGGTGSVTMDGISNSFRGNDQGSKNQTGRKRKQPVSSSGPANSSGTANTAGPSPSSAPSTPSTHTPGDVISMPALTHSGSSSKPFIFAADGTGTLTSPSNQLADMDRFVDDGSLEDNVESFLSHDDTDPRDAAGRCMDVSKGFTFAEVNSVRASTSKVICCHFSSDGKLLASGGHDKKAVLWYTDSLKSKTSLEEHSALITDVRFSPSMSRLATSSFDKTVRVWDADNPGYSLRTFMGHSNTVMSLDFHPNKEDLLSSCDSDGEIRYWSINNGSCARVFKGGTAQMRFQPRFGRFLAAAADNLVSILDVETQVCRNSLQGHTKPVHSVCWDPSGELLASVSEDSVRVWSLGSGNEGECVHELSCSGNKFHSCVFHPTYPSLLVVGCYQSLELWNMMENKTMTISAHEGLIAALAVSPLTGLVASASHDKFVKLWK
- the LOC133806967 gene encoding transcriptional corepressor LEUNIG isoform X1 codes for the protein MSQTNWEADKMLDVYIHDYLVKRDLKASAQAFQAEGKVSSDPVAIDAPGGFLFEWWSVFWDIFIARTNEKHSEVAASYIETQLIKAREQQQQQHQQQQPQQPQHQQQQQQHMQMQQLLMQRHAHAQQQQQQQQQQQPQQQAPPQQQRREGSHLLNGTTNGLVGNDPLMRQNPGTANALATKMYEERLKLPPQRDPLDDAAMKQRFGESVGQLLDPTSQTSILKSAAASSQPSGQVLHGSTGGLSPQVQARNQQLPGSTPIQDIKPDINPVLNPRGAGQEGSLIGIPGSNQGGNNLTLKGWPLTGLDHIRTGFLQQQKPFMQAPQPFHQLQMLTPQHQLMLAQQNLSSPSASDENRRLRMLLSNRNLGLVKDGLSNSVGDVVPNVGSPLQGSGGPVLPRGDTDMLIKLKMAQLQQQQQQQQQQNSTPAQQLQQHPLSNQQSQSSNHNPHQDKMGGTGSVTMDGISNSFRGNDQGSKNQTGRKRKQPVSSSGPANSSGTANTAGPSPSSAPSTPSTHTPGDVISMPALTHSGSSSKPFIFAADGTGTLTSPSNQLWDDKDLELQADMDRFVDDGSLEDNVESFLSHDDTDPRDAAGRCMDVSKGFTFAEVNSVRASTSKVICCHFSSDGKLLASGGHDKKAVLWYTDSLKSKTSLEEHSALITDVRFSPSMSRLATSSFDKTVRVWDADNPGYSLRTFMGHSNTVMSLDFHPNKEDLLSSCDSDGEIRYWSINNGSCARVFKGGTAQMRFQPRFGRFLAAAADNLVSILDVETQVCRNSLQGHTKPVHSVCWDPSGELLASVSEDSVRVWSLGSGNEGECVHELSCSGNKFHSCVFHPTYPSLLVVGCYQSLELWNMMENKTMTISAHEGLIAALAVSPLTGLVASASHDKFVKLWK